In the Pseudomonadota bacterium genome, TCTTCCGCATCCCCCCGAGGTGGCTGAGCCTCCCGCGGAAGGCGGCGTTCCTCGCGCTCCCGGAGCCGGATCGCCGGGCCGTGCTCGGCGTGGTGTCGGCGTTCACGATGCTCCTCGGCGCGACCGTGTGCGCCGGGCTGCTGGCGATCCACGTCGTCGTGGCGCTCGCCGCGCTCGGCGTGATCGAGGCGTTCCCGATCGCCGCGCCGTTCGTCATCACGGGCGCCGTGTTCATCCTGCTCGTCGCGATGTTCATCCGCGTGTCCGCGGCCGTCGAGTCGGCGACCGCGCGGCGCGTGCAAAACA is a window encoding:
- a CDS encoding DUF1648 domain-containing protein codes for the protein MSPLQLRPVVWAARLLAGVVIVHGALAALIFNELPARIPVHFGSGGAPDAFASPGLSSWFFMVIVSAILALVVGSASLAIFRIPPRWLSLPRKAAFLALPEPDRRAVLGVVSAFTMLLGATVCAGLLAIHVVVALAALGVIEAFPIAAPFVITGAVFILLVAMFIRVSAAVESATARRVQNRR